A single region of the Acidobacteriota bacterium genome encodes:
- a CDS encoding sigma-70 family RNA polymerase sigma factor yields the protein MKKDWELTPEAFDQLLDWLGPERESAGKCYEEIRQRLIKIFTARGCHTPDELADETFNRVSAKLPEIAPTYQGDRKLYFYGIANFIFREYTKVKPAPLPLPPPESAAEAEHQAQCLERCLQRLEPEQRQLVTAYYQYDKRAKIEHRRRLAEQYGLSDNALKIRVHRLRQQLFQYLCEGLEK from the coding sequence ATGAAAAAAGACTGGGAACTGACGCCGGAAGCCTTCGACCAATTGCTGGATTGGCTTGGGCCAGAGCGCGAAAGCGCCGGTAAGTGCTACGAAGAAATTCGCCAGCGCTTGATCAAAATCTTCACCGCGCGCGGCTGTCACACGCCGGACGAATTGGCGGATGAAACCTTCAATCGCGTGAGCGCCAAGCTGCCGGAAATCGCCCCCACCTATCAGGGCGACCGTAAACTCTATTTTTACGGCATCGCCAATTTCATCTTCCGTGAATATACCAAGGTCAAACCTGCGCCGCTGCCTTTACCGCCCCCTGAATCAGCCGCCGAAGCAGAACATCAAGCGCAATGCCTGGAACGCTGCTTACAACGCCTGGAACCGGAGCAGCGTCAGTTGGTGACCGCTTACTACCAATACGACAAACGCGCCAAGATCGAGCACCGCCGCCGCTTGGCCGAGCAATACGGGCTGAGCGATAACGCGCTCAAAATCCGTGTCCACCGGTTGCGCCAACAACTTTTTCAATACCTGTGCGAAGGCCTGGAGAAATAA
- a CDS encoding CHAT domain-containing protein translates to MKAPSTPPFWQRRGLGLPGRPSRPFVCGAGLLLSLAALLYLNASALKNVSTRPTPITATKPTLTLAQPIRQVISAGQTHRYTVQAPRASFLRFSLRPSGFGLIWAVYDAHGNIQHCSNSRRFGETHFSLLAEAPGKVVIEISKLDATTANLEYELQWLEQRGSAAQDARRVLTERTMEAAELLHEQQSTEVLRRSTNQYQLALQGWRALGDRHEEALTLFGLGLTHYYSSQEQAALGYLQQALQHWKALNDQEGEANAYLQLANAKTDLGQVPLAQADYLKALQLWEGLGNTEGQASAKIGLGVTNIKLGNFQQALSYYEQALGIHRQAGNRLGEVSALAGLGYTYLELGEEQDAIDAAEQQLALADTLQLSLQQELAHSLLGHAHLHLKEPEKALVHLQKALLLSEQHGHQRIQALMLRKIGVVHELRGELSQAGAFYQQALPLSKQVGNKQEEALTLNLIGNRYEAVGEQARALAYYRQALPICQKYEDRLGEITTRHNLAHAQRDLGRLAAAQQEIKRARQLIETLRERVANRQLRESYFATVQKSYGLYVDILMRQHERQPQAGFAARAWQMNEQARARTLREMLNESRAEMRTGLPLALLERERALQEQLNVAANRLLSEVKPEEQAALTREVRELRLQLATLEGELRQAAPGYAALTQPPLTDARTVQRQLLDGQTALLEYAFGEERSYVWLITPQQVRSWQLAKRSEIETQAQCVYERLTARLHAPQETFGEYVRQADAQYWQEAARLSEMLLPPELLAQLQQPSLLVVSDGALQYLPFCALPLPGAPAGTPLLTKFEITSLPSGAVLAELRRQRAARPPNAKLLAVLADPVYNSDDGRLRSTSSKMAGQALATTQPSAVSSGLSVRAHDGALIPLTRLFNADEEAEAIRKYAAPEQSLILKGFDVNRGILDGPQLSAYSILHFATHGHLDGAHPELSGLFLSCVQPDGKKTDGLLRMHEIYRLKLPAELIVLSACETALGKEVRGEGLIALTRGFMYAGATRVVASLWKVNDHTTPALMGRFYQGMLQEKRAPAAALRQAQLEMLNQPRTSAPFFWAAFILQGEPRNFSSPGAPHAPPRN, encoded by the coding sequence ATGAAAGCGCCCTCCACTCCCCCGTTTTGGCAGCGTCGCGGATTAGGCTTGCCCGGTCGCCCATCACGTCCATTCGTGTGTGGCGCGGGCTTGCTGCTCAGCTTGGCGGCGCTGCTCTATCTCAACGCCAGCGCGCTTAAAAACGTTTCGACAAGGCCAACCCCCATCACGGCAACCAAGCCAACGCTCACGCTGGCCCAACCAATCAGGCAAGTCATCAGCGCCGGACAGACACATCGCTACACGGTGCAAGCGCCGCGCGCTTCGTTCCTGCGCTTCAGTCTGCGGCCAAGTGGCTTCGGTTTGATCTGGGCGGTTTACGACGCCCACGGAAACATTCAGCATTGCAGCAACAGCCGCCGCTTCGGCGAGACACATTTTTCTTTGCTGGCTGAAGCTCCCGGCAAGGTTGTCATCGAAATCAGCAAACTCGACGCCACCACAGCCAATTTGGAATATGAACTCCAGTGGTTGGAGCAACGCGGCAGCGCGGCGCAGGACGCGCGCCGGGTGCTGACCGAAAGGACGATGGAAGCGGCTGAGTTGCTGCACGAACAACAATCAACCGAGGTTTTGCGCCGCTCCACCAACCAATACCAGTTGGCCTTGCAGGGTTGGCGCGCGCTGGGCGACCGGCACGAAGAAGCCTTGACGCTGTTTGGCTTGGGCCTAACGCACTATTATTCAAGCCAGGAACAGGCCGCCCTCGGCTATTTGCAACAAGCCTTGCAGCACTGGAAAGCGTTGAATGATCAAGAGGGCGAAGCCAACGCCTATCTGCAACTCGCCAACGCTAAAACAGACCTCGGCCAAGTACCGCTCGCCCAGGCGGATTACCTGAAGGCGCTGCAACTCTGGGAAGGGCTTGGCAACACGGAAGGGCAAGCCAGCGCCAAAATCGGTTTGGGCGTCACCAACATCAAATTGGGCAATTTCCAGCAAGCGCTGAGCTATTACGAGCAGGCCCTGGGCATTCACCGGCAAGCCGGCAATCGGCTCGGAGAAGTCAGCGCCCTGGCCGGACTCGGCTACACCTACCTGGAACTCGGCGAAGAGCAGGATGCGATAGATGCTGCCGAGCAACAGTTGGCCTTAGCCGACACGCTGCAGTTGTCGTTACAACAAGAGCTGGCGCATAGCCTGCTCGGCCACGCGCATCTGCACTTGAAAGAGCCGGAAAAGGCCTTGGTTCATTTACAAAAGGCGCTGCTCTTGAGCGAACAACATGGGCATCAACGCATCCAGGCCTTGATGCTCAGGAAGATTGGCGTGGTGCACGAGTTGCGAGGCGAACTGAGCCAAGCCGGGGCGTTTTACCAACAGGCCCTGCCACTTTCAAAACAGGTCGGGAATAAGCAGGAAGAAGCGCTCACGCTCAACCTCATCGGCAACCGTTACGAAGCCGTGGGCGAGCAAGCGCGCGCGTTGGCTTACTACCGCCAGGCCCTCCCCATTTGCCAAAAGTACGAAGACCGTTTGGGCGAAATCACCACGCGGCACAATTTGGCGCACGCCCAGCGCGACCTCGGGCGTTTGGCGGCGGCGCAACAGGAAATCAAGCGCGCCCGCCAACTAATCGAAACGTTGCGCGAACGCGTCGCTAATCGCCAATTGCGCGAATCCTATTTCGCCACCGTGCAAAAGAGCTACGGCTTGTACGTGGACATCCTGATGCGCCAGCACGAACGGCAGCCACAGGCCGGGTTTGCCGCGCGCGCCTGGCAAATGAACGAGCAAGCGCGCGCGCGCACCCTACGCGAAATGCTCAACGAGAGCCGCGCCGAGATGCGCACCGGTTTGCCGCTCGCCTTGCTTGAACGCGAGCGCGCCTTGCAGGAACAGTTAAACGTCGCGGCCAATCGTTTGCTTTCCGAGGTCAAGCCCGAAGAGCAGGCGGCCTTGACCCGTGAGGTGCGCGAGTTGCGCTTACAATTGGCTACGCTGGAGGGCGAGCTGCGCCAAGCCGCGCCCGGCTATGCCGCGCTGACACAGCCGCCGCTGACTGACGCGCGCACCGTGCAACGGCAATTGCTGGATGGACAGACGGCGCTGCTGGAATATGCTTTTGGTGAAGAACGCAGCTATGTGTGGTTGATCACGCCGCAACAAGTGCGCAGTTGGCAGTTAGCCAAACGCAGCGAGATTGAAACACAGGCGCAGTGTGTTTATGAACGACTCACGGCGCGCTTGCACGCTCCCCAGGAAACCTTCGGCGAATACGTCCGCCAGGCCGATGCACAGTATTGGCAGGAAGCTGCCCGGCTCAGCGAAATGCTTTTGCCGCCTGAATTGCTGGCACAGTTGCAGCAGCCCAGCTTGCTCGTGGTCAGTGATGGCGCGCTGCAATACCTGCCGTTCTGCGCCTTGCCCTTGCCGGGCGCGCCGGCGGGAACGCCCTTGCTGACGAAATTCGAGATCACCAGCTTGCCCTCCGGCGCGGTGCTGGCGGAATTGCGGCGGCAACGGGCGGCGCGGCCACCGAACGCTAAACTGCTTGCCGTTTTGGCTGATCCGGTTTACAACTCCGATGATGGACGGTTACGTTCGACAAGCTCCAAGATGGCGGGCCAGGCATTGGCTACCACACAGCCATCAGCAGTCTCGTCAGGGTTGTCCGTGCGTGCGCATGACGGCGCCCTGATCCCACTCACACGTTTGTTCAATGCAGACGAAGAGGCTGAAGCGATTCGGAAGTATGCGGCACCGGAGCAAAGTCTTATTTTGAAAGGCTTCGACGTCAATCGCGGCATTCTGGATGGCCCGCAATTGAGCGCCTACAGCATCCTGCATTTTGCTACACATGGACACTTGGACGGCGCGCATCCTGAACTTTCCGGCCTGTTCCTGTCCTGCGTTCAACCCGACGGGAAAAAGACGGACGGTCTGTTGCGGATGCACGAAATCTACCGGTTGAAATTGCCCGCCGAACTGATCGTGCTGAGCGCCTGCGAGACGGCGCTGGGCAAAGAGGTGCGGGGCGAAGGGCTGATCGCGTTGACGCGCGGCTTTATGTATGCGGGCGCCACGCGGGTCGTCGCTAGTTTGTGGAAGGTCAACGACCACACCACCCCGGCGTTGATGGGCCGCTTTTATCAAGGTATGTTGCAGGAAAAGCGCGCCCCCGCCGCCGCCTTACGGCAAGCGCAATTGGAGATGTTGAACCAACCTCGCACCAGCGCGCCTTTCTTTTGGGCGGCGTTTATCTTGCAAGGAGAACCGCGCAATTTCAGTTCCCCAGGCGCTCCCCACGCGCCCCCGCGAAACTGA
- the murQ gene encoding N-acetylmuramic acid 6-phosphate etherase, with product MTTTEQSNPNTANIDQLPTLDALRVMNAEDRQVALAVERVLPAIARAVDGSVARLQRGGRLFYTGTGTSGRLGVLDAAECPPTFGVAPELVQGVIAGGYDACYKAVEASEDDKEAGARDLQTRGLTADDVVVGIAASGRTPYTIGAVEYARQLGALTICITCNADTALAIAVEIPIEPIVGPEVIAGSTRLKSGTAQKLVCNMLSTMTLVRLGYVTGNRMTNLKTSNIKLRQRATGLVMTECGLDEAQAQAALAAANWDLRVAIVMQKAQVPHAQAVAALQQSGFIIAPAVELARHA from the coding sequence ATGACCACGACCGAACAATCCAATCCGAACACCGCCAACATTGATCAATTGCCGACGCTCGACGCACTGCGCGTGATGAACGCCGAAGACCGACAGGTCGCGCTGGCCGTCGAACGTGTCTTGCCCGCTATCGCCCGCGCCGTGGATGGCAGCGTTGCCCGGCTGCAACGCGGCGGACGTTTGTTTTACACCGGCACCGGCACCAGCGGACGCCTCGGCGTGCTGGATGCCGCCGAATGCCCGCCGACCTTTGGCGTTGCGCCGGAACTGGTGCAAGGCGTGATCGCGGGCGGTTACGATGCCTGTTACAAAGCAGTCGAGGCTTCGGAGGATGACAAGGAAGCGGGCGCGCGCGATCTGCAAACGCGCGGTCTCACGGCTGACGACGTGGTCGTAGGCATCGCGGCCAGCGGGCGCACGCCTTACACCATCGGCGCGGTCGAATACGCGCGGCAATTGGGCGCGCTGACGATTTGCATTACGTGCAACGCCGACACGGCGCTGGCCATAGCGGTTGAAATCCCCATCGAACCCATCGTTGGCCCCGAAGTCATCGCCGGTTCGACGCGCTTGAAATCCGGCACGGCACAAAAGCTGGTTTGCAACATGCTTTCGACCATGACGCTGGTGCGCTTGGGTTATGTGACCGGCAATCGCATGACCAATCTGAAAACCAGCAACATCAAACTGCGCCAGCGCGCCACCGGCCTCGTGATGACCGAATGCGGTTTGGACGAAGCCCAGGCGCAGGCCGCGTTGGCAGCCGCGAACTGGGATTTGCGCGTCGCCATCGTGATGCAGAAGGCGCAGGTGCCGCACGCCCAGGCTGTGGCCGCGTTACAACAGTCCGGCTTCATCATTGCGCCGGCGGTTGAATTGGCGCGCCATGCTTAG
- a CDS encoding DUF3990 domain-containing protein, which yields MPAIGLPYSPPNWTNQPLTLYHGTVDIHAASILSGVNVSLGRSGTDFGRGFYTTTVQRQADTWAWQLAQTMTRRLPRAKPAVLAFEVKRDDLAALDSLWFVRGHFDAENFWSLIFYCRGGGLAHHRSSSSIPTAAPAWYDVVIGPVAAAWRQRLTIYDADQISLHTSNAAAVLNRSRKWRVS from the coding sequence ATGCCTGCAATCGGGTTGCCCTATTCGCCGCCAAATTGGACAAATCAACCGTTGACGCTTTATCACGGCACGGTAGACATTCACGCCGCTTCGATTTTGAGCGGTGTGAATGTGAGTTTGGGCCGTAGCGGTACGGATTTCGGACGCGGCTTTTACACAACAACGGTGCAGCGGCAGGCGGATACCTGGGCTTGGCAATTGGCGCAGACGATGACGCGCCGATTGCCCCGCGCAAAACCTGCTGTCTTGGCGTTTGAGGTCAAGCGCGATGATTTGGCGGCCCTCGATTCATTGTGGTTTGTGCGCGGCCATTTTGACGCCGAGAATTTTTGGAGCTTGATCTTTTACTGTCGCGGCGGCGGGCTGGCGCACCACCGTAGCAGCAGTTCAATCCCAACAGCAGCGCCAGCTTGGTATGATGTCGTCATTGGTCCCGTCGCCGCAGCTTGGCGGCAACGGCTGACAATTTATGATGCTGACCAAATTAGCTTACACACCAGCAACGCGGCGGCAGTGCTCAATCGCAGTCGCAAATGGAGGGTGTCATGA
- the lysA gene encoding diaminopimelate decarboxylase produces the protein MTLQQARYPDWTIPGYLEIQNQHLHIHGVDATQLADEYDTPLFVISAPRIRHNIAQLREAQQHHPKLKLCFASKANNLLGVLRVVRAAGIDVEVNSGGELFKALRAGFQPDQIEMNGIAKTEQELAEAIDAGIYTINLDSPYELELVEQVAARLGKRTNVTVRLVAGVGTRSHAGLQTALYTSKFGVSPEQARAMMLRALQRPDLVNLAGLHIHVGSQTPDPQPYAEAFSAMWEHLLWLYRETGHRLQHINIGGGIPVNYLRDELHAGEISSAERTMLGANLTASEMMSATLETVRATARQADAEHLLDALEIVLEPGRAVIADAVTILTRVRNVKHRPETGEDWLLTDAGYNLMLSMVMYHWYYHAVNATRAAAAHAGRFRMAGPLCDGGDVYFDLHGDNHLPDQRALPPQSQAGDVIAMLNTGAYTMSQMTSYNGRVFPAAVLIESNGSVQLVRRRDSYEDLLHNEL, from the coding sequence ATGACTCTGCAACAAGCCAGATACCCAGACTGGACGATCCCCGGTTATCTCGAAATTCAAAACCAGCACTTGCATATCCACGGCGTAGACGCGACGCAACTCGCGGACGAATATGACACGCCGCTCTTCGTGATTTCGGCGCCGCGCATTCGCCACAACATCGCCCAGTTGCGCGAAGCGCAGCAGCATCACCCCAAACTCAAACTCTGTTTCGCCTCGAAAGCCAACAACCTGCTCGGCGTCTTGCGCGTGGTGCGTGCGGCGGGCATTGATGTCGAAGTCAATTCGGGTGGTGAACTCTTCAAAGCTCTGCGGGCCGGCTTCCAGCCCGACCAGATCGAAATGAACGGCATCGCCAAGACCGAGCAGGAATTGGCCGAAGCGATTGACGCGGGCATTTACACGATCAATCTCGATTCACCGTATGAACTGGAATTGGTCGAACAAGTCGCGGCGCGCTTGGGCAAACGCACCAACGTCACGGTGCGCCTGGTCGCGGGCGTCGGCACGCGTTCGCACGCTGGGTTGCAGACGGCGCTGTATACGTCGAAGTTCGGCGTCTCGCCCGAACAGGCGCGCGCGATGATGTTGCGCGCGTTGCAACGTCCCGACCTCGTCAATCTGGCGGGTTTGCACATTCACGTCGGTTCGCAAACGCCCGACCCGCAGCCTTATGCCGAAGCCTTCAGCGCGATGTGGGAACATCTGTTGTGGCTGTATCGTGAGACGGGGCACCGCTTGCAACACATCAACATCGGCGGCGGCATCCCGGTCAATTATCTGCGCGACGAATTGCACGCGGGCGAAATCAGCAGCGCCGAACGCACGATGCTCGGCGCAAATTTGACGGCCTCAGAAATGATGAGTGCAACGCTTGAAACCGTGCGCGCGACGGCGCGCCAGGCCGATGCCGAGCACTTGCTGGACGCGCTCGAAATCGTGCTGGAACCGGGCCGCGCCGTGATCGCCGATGCCGTGACCATTCTGACCAGGGTGCGCAACGTCAAACATCGCCCCGAAACCGGCGAGGACTGGCTGCTCACTGACGCGGGTTACAACCTGATGCTTTCGATGGTGATGTATCACTGGTACTACCACGCGGTGAACGCCACGCGCGCCGCCGCAGCGCACGCGGGCCGCTTTCGCATGGCCGGGCCGTTGTGCGATGGCGGCGATGTCTATTTTGATTTGCACGGCGACAACCACCTGCCCGATCAGCGCGCCCTGCCGCCGCAGTCGCAAGCCGGCGATGTCATCGCCATGCTCAACACGGGCGCCTATACGATGTCGCAGATGACTTCTTACAATGGGCGCGTGTTCCCGGCGGCGGTGTTGATCGAGTCCAACGGCAGCGTGCAACTGGTGCGCCGCCGCGACAGTTACGAAGATTTGCTGCACAACGAACTTTAG
- a CDS encoding DUF1080 domain-containing protein, whose translation MKHKLLCVLCLLPLALSGVGAAPQPKTIRLFDGKTFKGWEGNLNLFHIADGAIIGGTLKEPIARNEFLCTTQEYGDFELRVKFKLLGDPAKANAGIQIRTRRIPNHHEVIGYQADMGQNYWGALYDESRRRKVLAAPDAEAVNKVLKRDDWNDYVIRAEGKRIRLTLNGLQTVDYTEADDTIEQKGLICVQIHAGPPSEAWYKDLRLTFLK comes from the coding sequence ATGAAACATAAACTGCTCTGCGTGCTTTGCCTCTTGCCGCTCGCCCTGTCTGGCGTAGGCGCCGCCCCGCAACCCAAAACCATCAGGCTGTTCGACGGCAAGACCTTCAAAGGCTGGGAAGGGAACTTGAACCTCTTCCACATTGCCGATGGCGCAATCATTGGCGGCACTTTGAAAGAACCGATTGCGCGCAACGAATTCCTCTGCACCACGCAGGAATACGGTGATTTTGAATTGCGCGTGAAGTTCAAACTGCTGGGTGACCCCGCCAAAGCCAACGCCGGGATTCAAATCCGCACGCGCCGCATTCCCAATCATCACGAAGTCATCGGCTATCAGGCGGACATGGGGCAAAACTATTGGGGCGCGCTCTATGACGAATCGCGGCGGCGCAAAGTGCTGGCCGCGCCCGATGCTGAAGCGGTAAACAAGGTATTGAAGCGCGATGACTGGAATGATTATGTGATTCGCGCCGAGGGCAAACGCATTCGCCTGACGCTGAACGGATTGCAGACGGTGGATTACACCGAGGCCGACGATACGATTGAGCAGAAGGGTTTGATCTGCGTTCAGATTCACGCCGGGCCGCCGAGCGAGGCGTGGTACAAGGATTTGCGGCTGACGTTTTTGAAGTAA
- the hflX gene encoding GTPase HflX, with protein MFSAARVWRVNDPTPKENKLIPNIEGKTLGLKPSQLKRLEKMYQRRLPPTEIITAEFARQLTELSHEIGRQVGVLVNRKGYVEHVVVGDATQIVLPVLDRARLSQSRFNGLRCLHTHLRGEKRLTQDDLTDLALLRLDLMVAIDVDEKTGLPGLVRAAHVLPISIEAPAPALETEEEEAKPPAPQPYQFLDPHLPGQLDVDFLELITALEAEMARNRGTRKASDTRDRALLVGITTGTLTDARESMDELHELATSGGLVVLDEVIQRRHKLDPATLIGKGKLSEIVIRSLQLGADMIVFDRELSPAQMRSINAATDLKILDRSQLILDIFAQRAQTSDGRIQVELAQLKYMLPRLSGSGAEMSRLMGGIGGRGPGETKLETDRRRVRDRITHLEQQLEKIRSSRQQRRAQRAKREMPVVSIVGYTNAGKSTLLNTLTQSRVYAEQQMFATLDPTSRRLRLPQDQEIIVNDTVGFIRDLPKDLLAAFKATLEEVEQSDLLIHLVDASSPQFENQMASVNRILDELELSEIPRLLVFNKLDLVAEEERLHLCRTHNALGISALNRNSLNELAEALSNRLRPAQEENAAESVVAAPE; from the coding sequence ATGTTCTCTGCGGCGCGCGTATGGCGCGTCAACGACCCGACGCCAAAGGAGAACAAGCTTATTCCCAACATCGAAGGCAAAACGCTGGGCTTGAAGCCCAGCCAACTCAAACGGCTCGAAAAGATGTATCAGCGCCGTTTGCCGCCCACCGAAATCATCACCGCCGAATTCGCCCGGCAATTGACCGAACTCTCGCACGAAATTGGCCGCCAAGTCGGCGTGCTGGTCAACCGCAAAGGCTACGTCGAACATGTCGTCGTGGGCGATGCCACGCAAATCGTGCTGCCCGTGCTGGATCGGGCGCGCCTGAGCCAATCGCGGTTCAACGGCCTGCGCTGCCTGCACACGCACCTGCGCGGCGAAAAGCGTTTGACGCAGGACGATCTGACCGACTTGGCGCTGCTGCGGCTCGATCTGATGGTCGCGATTGATGTGGACGAAAAGACCGGGCTGCCCGGGTTGGTGCGCGCGGCCCACGTGCTGCCGATCAGCATCGAGGCCCCCGCGCCCGCACTTGAGACCGAGGAGGAAGAAGCCAAGCCCCCCGCGCCGCAACCCTATCAATTTCTCGATCCGCATTTGCCCGGCCAACTCGACGTGGACTTCCTCGAACTCATCACCGCGCTCGAAGCCGAAATGGCGCGCAATCGCGGCACGCGCAAAGCCTCGGACACACGCGACCGCGCCCTGCTCGTCGGCATCACCACCGGCACCTTGACCGACGCGCGCGAGTCTATGGACGAGTTGCACGAACTGGCGACTTCGGGCGGACTCGTCGTGTTGGATGAAGTCATTCAGCGCCGCCATAAACTCGACCCGGCCACGCTGATCGGCAAAGGCAAGCTGAGCGAGATCGTCATTCGCAGCCTGCAACTCGGCGCGGATATGATCGTCTTTGACCGCGAGCTGTCGCCCGCGCAAATGCGTTCGATCAATGCGGCCACTGATCTGAAAATCCTCGACCGTTCACAATTGATCCTCGACATCTTCGCCCAGCGCGCCCAGACCAGCGATGGCCGCATTCAAGTCGAGTTGGCGCAGTTGAAATACATGCTCCCGCGCCTGAGTGGCAGCGGCGCGGAAATGTCGCGCCTGATGGGCGGCATCGGCGGACGCGGCCCTGGCGAAACTAAGCTGGAAACCGACCGCCGCCGCGTGCGCGACCGCATCACACATCTCGAACAGCAACTCGAAAAGATTCGCAGCAGCCGCCAGCAACGTCGCGCCCAGCGCGCCAAACGCGAAATGCCCGTCGTTTCCATCGTCGGTTACACCAACGCCGGCAAGAGCACCCTGCTCAACACGCTGACACAGAGCCGCGTTTATGCCGAGCAACAGATGTTCGCCACCCTCGACCCGACCAGCCGCCGCCTGCGTTTGCCGCAAGACCAGGAGATCATCGTCAACGACACGGTCGGCTTCATCCGCGATCTGCCCAAAGATTTGCTGGCCGCGTTCAAGGCTACGTTGGAAGAGGTCGAGCAATCGGACTTGCTGATTCATCTGGTAGACGCATCAAGCCCGCAGTTTGAAAACCAGATGGCCTCGGTCAATCGCATTCTGGATGAGTTGGAATTGAGCGAGATTCCGCGCTTGCTGGTGTTTAACAAGCTGGATTTGGTGGCGGAAGAAGAACGGCTGCATCTCTGCCGGACGCACAATGCGCTGGGCATTTCGGCCTTGAATCGCAATTCGTTAAATGAGTTGGCGGAGGCGCTCAGCAATCGGTTGCGGCCCGCCCAAGAAGAGAACGCGGCAGAGAGCGTTGTTGCAGCGCCGGAGTGA